TGGTGTTTGTTGGATTGTGTACCCACTTGGGTTGTGCGCCAAAGTTTCGCCCTGAAGTCGGTACGCCTGATTTGGGTGGCAGTGCTTGGGTCGGTGGTTTCTTCTGTCCTTGTCACGGTTCTCGCTTTGACCTTGCGGGTCGTGTTTATAGCGGTTCTCCTGCCTCGCAAAACCTTATTGTTCCTCCTTACTCTTTTGAGGGTGAGAGTGTACTTGTCATCGGTGTAGACCAGGGGGCTGCGTAATGATTAAGCTGTTAGTTGGATTGCGCGACTGGACTGATGCTCGGCTGCCAATTATGCGTGCGTGGAACACCCATATGGGTAAGTACTATGCGCCTAAAAACTTTAATTTTTGGTACTTCTTTGGTGTGCTCTCACTGGTTGTACTTGTAAACCAGTTGTTGACCGGTGTTTGGTTGACAATGAGCTTCACCCCCAGTTCTGAAGAAGCCTTCCGCTCGGTGGAATACATCATGCGGGATGTGGAATTTGGCTGGATTATCCGCTATATGCATTCCACCGGGGCTTCAGCCTTTTTTGTGGTGGTGTATCTGCATATGTTCCGGGCTTTGCTCTACGGTTCTTATCAAAAGCCTCGTGAGCTGATTTGGATCTTCGGTACGCTGATCTTCTTGGTGCTAATGGCGGAAGCCTTTGTCGGCTACGTGTTGCCCTGGGGGCAGATGTCCTACTGGGGTGCGCAGGTCATTATCTCGCTATTTGGCGCGATTCCTGTAGTTGGTGAAGATATTGTTCAGTGGATTCGTGGTGACTTCCTGATTTCGGGCATTACCCTGAACCGCTTCTTTGCTTTGCATGTAATTGCATTGCCAATCGTCCTATTAGGTTTGGTGGTGCTGCATCTTTTAGCATTGCATGAAGTAGGCTCGAACAACCCAGATGGCGTTGAGATTAAAAAGAACAAGGACGAAAACGGTGTACCTTTGGATGGCATTGCTTTCCATCCTTACTACACGGTTCACGACTTGACGGCGATTGGGGTATTCCTGTTCGTTTTTTGTGCGATTATCTTCTTTGGCCCAGAGATGGGTGGCTACTTCCTTGAGTACGCTAACTTTGAAATTGCTAATGGCTTGAAAACGCCAGAGCATATCGCGCCGGTTTGGTATTTCACGCCCTTCTATTCAGTCTTGCGTGCTGTACCTGATAAGTTGCTGGGCTTTATTGCTTTTGGGGCATCAGTGGCCATTATCTTCTTGTTGCCATGGCTTGATCGTAGTCCTGTAAAGTCGATTCGCTATAAGGGCCGTATCAGTAAAATTGCTATTTTGGTGTTTGTTGCGTCCTTCCTGATCTTGGGTGTGTTGGGTGTGAAGGCTCCAACTGAAGCGCGGACATTGCTGGCGCGTATTTGCTCAGTCCTCTATTTTGGTTTCTTCTTGTTTATGCCGATTTGGACGCGTTTTGAAACGACCAAACCAGTGCCAGAGCGAGTGACCGATGGTGGTATGGGCTTCTGGAAAAGCATGTTAGTGCTGCTGGTGGTGGCATTGTTAACGATATTGCCATTGAAGGCGGCGGGGGCTGAGTCTGCTTTTGATTGCGGTACCGTTGCCTGTGATCAAATCGATCTGGATATTACGGATAAAGCGTCTTTACAGGGCGGTGCTCAGACCTACATGAACTACTGCATGGGGTGCCACTCTTTGCAGTATGGTCGCTACCAGCGGGCTGCCGATGATTTGGGTATTCCTGCGGATTTGTTTGAAGAGCACCTGAAGTTTGACCGGTCAGCTAAGATTGGTGCTCTAATGACGAACTCAATGGCCGCTGAAGATGCAAAGAAGTGGTTTGGCGCTGCGCCTCCAGACTTGACGTTGGTGGCCCGGGCCCGCAGCCCAGAGTGGCTGTACACGTATTTGCGGACATTCCACAAAGACGAGTCTCGTCCTTGGGGTGTTAACAACAAGGTCTTTAAAGA
The DNA window shown above is from Spongiibacter sp. IMCC21906 and carries:
- a CDS encoding ubiquinol-cytochrome c reductase; the encoded protein is MIKLLVGLRDWTDARLPIMRAWNTHMGKYYAPKNFNFWYFFGVLSLVVLVNQLLTGVWLTMSFTPSSEEAFRSVEYIMRDVEFGWIIRYMHSTGASAFFVVVYLHMFRALLYGSYQKPRELIWIFGTLIFLVLMAEAFVGYVLPWGQMSYWGAQVIISLFGAIPVVGEDIVQWIRGDFLISGITLNRFFALHVIALPIVLLGLVVLHLLALHEVGSNNPDGVEIKKNKDENGVPLDGIAFHPYYTVHDLTAIGVFLFVFCAIIFFGPEMGGYFLEYANFEIANGLKTPEHIAPVWYFTPFYSVLRAVPDKLLGFIAFGASVAIIFLLPWLDRSPVKSIRYKGRISKIAILVFVASFLILGVLGVKAPTEARTLLARICSVLYFGFFLFMPIWTRFETTKPVPERVTDGGMGFWKSMLVLLVVALLTILPLKAAGAESAFDCGTVACDQIDLDITDKASLQGGAQTYMNYCMGCHSLQYGRYQRAADDLGIPADLFEEHLKFDRSAKIGALMTNSMAAEDAKKWFGAAPPDLTLVARARSPEWLYTYLRTFHKDESRPWGVNNKVFKDVGMPHVLAELQGMPECAPGPVHAENGGILRDQLTGEDILYGDDGEALNPCGSFTYSPEGALSPDEYDKVIYDLVNFLEYMGEPVQAKRKQIGVYVLAFIVLFFIFAYLLNREYWKDVH